The following are from one region of the Vidua macroura isolate BioBank_ID:100142 chromosome 15, ASM2450914v1, whole genome shotgun sequence genome:
- the NUDCD2 gene encoding nudC domain-containing protein 2, translating into MSAPFEERSGVVPCGTPWGRWYQTLEEVFIEVRVPPGTRAKDVRCSLRSRHISLAVGGQELLQGKLFDSTVTDEGTWTLEDRQLIRIVLMKTNRDAGNCWTSLLENEYAADPWVQDQMQRKLTLERFQRENPGFDFSGAEISGNYSKGGPDFSSLEK; encoded by the exons ATGTCGGCTCCGTTCGAGGAGCGCAGCGGGGTGGTGCCCTGCGGGACGCCCTGGGGCCGCTGGTACCAGACGCTGGAGGAGGTGTTCATCGAGGTGCGCGTCCCGCCGGGCACCCGCGCCAAGGACGTGCGCTGCAGCCTGCGGAGCCGGCACATCTCCCTGGCCGTGGgcgggcaggagctgctgcag GGTAAACTTTTTGACTCTACAGTAACTGATGAAGGAACGTGGACCTTAG AAGACAGGCAGCTGATACGAATTGTTCTAATGAAGACAAATAGAGATGCTGGAAATTGTTGGACATCTCTGTTAGAAAATGAATATGCTGCTGATCCTTGGGTACAGGACCAGATGCAAAGGAAACTTACACTGGAGAGATTCCAAAGAGAA AACCCTGGGTTTGACTTCAGTGGGGCAGAAATTTCTGGGAACTACAGCAAAGGAGGACCAGACTTTTCTAGCCTtgaaaaatga